cTTAAATCATGGGATTATGTGAATTTATTGTTAGCATCTTTTGTGCTATTGTTACCATTTattgaagaataattttttttgtataaatttaattaaaaaaaacgtTTTATACAAAGTTAGAGTCACCTAACAAACTAAACTATACCCATggaatgtaattatgtaaactaTGCCCATGAAATGTAATTTCATAACATCCGTTTgacatatatgaaattttcccttcaataattactcatttttcgATCGAGTTGCCTTTAGATACACTATATTTGCCTCTAGATATATGGTATCTAGCGAATGTGTTTTACCTCTCTCCCTCCCTCATATCTCTACTTCTTTTGTATCTGTGTTTCACACTTTCATGTATCTATGTATATAGTATTAAATATGCATTGACGTATCCTATGTATTTGCGTGTATTCGGTATCAATTTCATGTCTCCGGTATAAAAAATGCATTGATATATCCAGTGTATCTGTTCATAGTTAAGACTGGTTCTAACAGGGCACAATTATATCCAGTGTATATGTGATGTATCTGTGCATAAATACATCTATTTCGTATCAATTTTGTGACGTATCTATGAATAGGTACATACTTAGAACTAGACGAAGTTATAGTTGTTCAAATACATGTATTTATGtgtagatacatgtatttgatGTAATTATGTCTTAACTATATACTTAgaaaaagatgaagatgaagatataATTATCTAGATTCATGTATTTGTGCATAAATATATAGATATCTATTACTCAATTGCAGTGTTTGAAAAGGCGGGGAGCGTGAGGCGAGACGTTTTATACAATACACGACGAGGCGTAAGCTCTGAGACACAAGGTGTAAGTCCCACAGATCCATAAGGCGTAGTCTCATGTATATTCATTATTAAAGTTTTATTACTAATACAATAAGCAAAAGTAAACCTTTCAatgatttgttatttttatttgagataagtattaataatcaataattaagaaaaaaagtattataaaactattttgagaaatattattacaccaataataaaaatatgatttaaagcaaaaaaagaaatttaaaaaaaagcatTTACGCCCAGGACTTACGTTTTTATGCCTGGGGCTTACGCCTCAAATTTTAGGACTTTCGCCGCAAATTTTATAAGGAATTACGCCTTATGGATCTACGTATTTAATTTACGCCCAGAGTGTTTTTGATACGTTCCGTCCCAAGACTCGCCTCAAAAACGTTTTTGAAAACAATGCTCATTTGGATGAGATCATAGGCTGACTTGAGGATCTTGTTCCGGAGGCTACTATTGGATGTATCGAGGGAGGAAAACTCATAGTTGTGATGTCAAatccaacaagaaaaaaaattattaagtgtCACACCTCTAATAATTGTTGAATCTGATAATGTAATACGAGTGAAATAGTAACATATAACGATTGATTAAACTAGACTAATAgtacaaatttattttacacCAATAGCATAGGAATCAAAATAGCTAGATTCACAAGAAATCTAGTAGTGTGCAATAATGTCTTTGACTAGATCTATGTCTGGTTAACTTATTAGTTATTGGTTGTAAAATTAATATACATGTGAAATATCACATTATATTACTTGTTTATAATTCTGCCAATTGCATCTTAAAGTTGTGCGCTTCTTTGAGATAAGATCCTCTTTGTCATTCAATATCAGATCTAGGAAcggaaaaaaagaattttttaaaatgtaagtTCTTGTCTccctaaaaaattaaaataacataaacttAATACATCTCGCAACAGGACTGAAATacacctttaaatttttatcaaatttaaaggTATTTTTAACACTTCTCGATCTTCTTTTAAGAGTTTCGTGGTTGTACAAGAGTTTGAGATCAATTGCTATGTCATGAGGTAGATCAAGGTGTATCTAAATTTAgttaatacaataaaaaaaatttaaaactattaatAATTTTGAGACGAAGTTAATAATCTGCGTCAAGTTCAGACCATACTTCTCTCATCTGTATTTTGGATGTTTTTTCACTCTTAATTTATTCAGAGTAaaagcattttttttaaaattataatttcttcaaatattttttactacAAAGAAAAACTAGTGATTTATAGCACATTCggagaaaaaggtcaatttttttACCGTTATAATGAGAAAAACTAAGCAATTTCCCCCACCTTTTGAATTTTGATCTAATATTACCTCCACTGTTAGGAAAATCTCTCATTTTGCCTTGTCCTAACTGTAATTTTAAACTATAGTAAGAAGTTTGAAACGtaactttaaattttgttcTCGAAGAACTTGGATACGTAAAGTCCATTCACTTTACGCTGAAGTTTCATTAATGATAAATGCAAATACGAGTTTGAATTTGTGAACGACAATGATATGAATGAACCAAAAGTTGAACAAATGTCAAAGCTGTTCTATTTAAGATAACAAAAGGGCAAACATGAAAATTTcaatcacaacaacaacaaaataagtaGCCAACAAAAACCTCttacaaaagaataaagaattTGACTCATTTGATTCATTAAAATCTTGAACTCTTGCATTCAGCAGAAAAGCCTTGAGGAAACCTCTTAGAATCAGCACAGTAATTGTAAACCATGTGTTTGGTCTGCACCCATCGTAGTCTATTCCGTCCCTTACCATCAAGTTCATGTGTCTGCCATGGCTTCGCGTTGTTTGTTGAACCGATGGACTTACATGAAGAGGCACCTGATGATACTGCACAACCATCAATGTTAATGTTTCTGTAATAAGCAGTGAATGGTGCAAGTGCCCAATCTGTTTTCACTCTGCCTCCTTGTGTTGCCCATTCATCTGCATTCCATAAACTGCAGTATACTTTCATTGCTTGACTCTTTGGAAATGGAATTCCCATGCTTTCGTGGTTGTTGAACACTCTAATTGGACTGTTATCTACTAAGAACCTGAATATATATCGAAAAATTTTAGTAACATCAAATGTAGTTCATCTTGAGATAATATTTTAACATGTTGTTATCTTTTAGGTGTAAAAACTCGGAGTATATATACATTTGTGAGGTGATTTTGTGTTAACTTACACTATGCGATGAGGATTCCAGACAATGGTGTAAGTGTGAAACGCGGCAGTTGGATCAAACCaaagatgaaattgttgttCTTTGTTTCCTTTTCCTTGTGTGTATACATTGGTATGGATAGTGTAAGGCTGACCAGAGACATTGCCTAAGAACTCGAAATCGATCTCATCATGCCCTTCTCCTTGTGAAGATAACTAACAGAGGAAAAAAAACAGAACATGATGACATGTTATAATGAGAATGAAGTTCAAATTATAATAAGAGGCCTTAAACTTACGAAGAAAGTTGTTACAGTGCCAGCAGAGTTTCCAGGGACGAGTTTAAGTTGCATATCGAATCTTCCAAAAAGGTACTCATTTTTGGATTGAAAGCCAGAGCCAGAAAGTTTATCAAGAGATAGGGCAAGGCCTCTACCGCCTTCTTGTATTTTACCGCGTCCTTCGCCCCAAGTAATGTCTACATCTCTATAGAAATTACCAGCTGAGGCTAGTAATTGGATACTCATTAGTATTGAAATAAGAAGAAGcaatgttgatgaaaatttagAAGACATGATTTTCTAAGATGATGAAATTGTTAAagaaaaaatgtgaaatatgttgATGTTATTGGTTTGGTTAAATGAGGCTTTTTATAGGTGCAATATGAAGTAAAATATAATAGGAaggatcctttttttttttatgatagaAATATGGGCAAAGGGCTAGCTATATATGAGCTGGAAACCTTTgtttatttaaattcattggATACATACAAGAATTATTCTATGCGTGTGgggttctaattttttttttggttgaaaatgtACTTGTAATGCCGCTAACGGTAGGGCGAGCTAATGAGAACAGATCAAGTAGGACTGACAGTCGATGTCacgtaaaatttaaatttataagatatgtatattattaagATTCAATATTTCgtagtttgaaaaataaatttgtgcaGATCTAGCTCTACAGAGAATATTTACCAACATTCTTGGTGCAATTACTTATTTGTAATTGTAACTGATCATTCAAAGGGGATTTTTGTTCAGATACAAATAAAGGTTTGTCTTCCATCTGCTTAAGTTTTGTTAGATAGAAATACTCGATGCTTATGCTGTTAGAAAATAACAAGTACTAAATGGATTAAAACTAATtcaaacaataataacaatagaaaaatatataactaaattttgaagtgaaattattttataattattttttgaaattttattttacatgaCATAAAATAGGTTGAACTCACCATGCAAACCATTTATGGAAGCATCTCAACCAGCAATAAATGATTATACCAAACATTTGGTACAAAATAATTCATGACGGTGCTTAATACGACATAGGTCCAAACctacatgaaaaataaagaatggatcataacaaaatttaaatatgtaacACTGTCAGAAGTCATGtgccaaaaaaatataattttgacctcatccaaaacgaacattgatctattttaatttttcataaaatatatttgtctTTCTAATGAACACTCGATAAATCAGTTTTGACTATCTTATAAGCTTAGTCAAATACTGTATAAGCAATTAAAGGCTAAACTCATgttgatcatatttttattgatgagataaaaatataattacattCTTAATCTCAAATCAgttgaaatcaattatatatgaATGTTCATTATCCTTTAAATAAGTTATACCTAAAATTCAAATAGTTTAGGTTAATTGGGCAAATTTTGAATAGTTGGTCATCGTTAGTTGAATTGTAATTATGAATGTTTGGTCAATTATTTTTGACACATGACTTCCACCATAGCTTATGCACACCTCGTTGCATCTATAATGATTAATATTACTAGCTAATTGTAATCACATTTacgatttaaaatttatgaattacgATAACGATTTGAATTATATGGATTACTTCGAATCATTACATTGCATTCTTTAGTTGAAAATTAGATGGAGTATTATTTAGAAGCTTCATAGATAATTCACAATTTTCAAACATATCCTTTTACTATGAGGTTAAAATTGATCCCGtccaagaaaattatatataaatgtcAGAGGACTAAGCAACAAAACTCTTTCCCTGAGTATATAAgacatatttcttttcttttttttaaattattttttcactagATTTCGTTATTCGTATTagaattcaattaaatttgaattcacaTACTAAAGGGCTATTTTAAAGGGGAAGCTTTCTAAGatgattctttttcatttctaGAGGTCGAACTTAAGacttttaattaaaagtgaAGATATCTCAATCATCCAAATGTAACCCGTTGCGGAGCTACACATACTTGAGAATTGATATCCTTCgtcaaaaaattacattatgtagctagattgaaatatttttttaatatacataCTGACACAATGACACGACTTAGCTTTTATGcgattttacttatatatattttgacacCACTTAGTCGAAATTTCTCCTCCGCCATTAAATGCAAGCACAACTCATATTAATTGCCATACTTCTTATTGATTAAGCAACAGCAATAATTATGCCTTGATCTCAAATTAATTGAGATTGTCCTATATATaccattataaattaatttgacaaatcctgaaattttttatgaattattagtCATTGTtagttgaaaaaatattaaaactatgaTGTATGGATTATTTCTGGCACATGATTTCCAGTGAAGCCTCCATAAACCTCTATGCATCCATCTTGATAATTGAGAATTACAAAGGTCCCAACAATTAGAATCCTAGAACTAGAATGATTGAAAAGactattaattatatttcaataatatatgcattattttatgctcaaattattttcatgtttcAAAGTGTTTGGACAATTGGACCTATGTCATATTAAGTTGAGATATGTCTCATATAAATATATGCTAATTGACTTAATATGTTATTAAGATATGTTTTATTggtataacaaaaaaaagatatgttATTTGGTATAGCCACTTATTGGGTTGAGATATGATTCCATAGTCTAGGGGTAAATGTTTACATGAAATCAACTAATTTTATGTTAGTAATTAGTAATCGAAATGAGcttaatatcttttaaattgttcaCGAAGCTAAGTATTGTAGTATAGtatgatatatatacatatcgaGTGTTGGTAATATTTACGAATGGATATATTAGTATGTATAATCATGGGGAAAgggtttgaaaaatattttaaaactttgatCGAAATTGTTGTTACGATATCAAATTTTATGGAGGATCTTTTATTCcctacactatttaatagtgtttttaaaggtatatatgtgccaCATGGACACGTTACtgtttataattatgcaatattcaTGATGTTCACGTGGGCACATACtttaaaggcataatacataaaattgcCCTTTAACTTAgtttcaaatcacatttatgtccttcaactttggtTGTGCACAAGtagaacaaatagacacacatgtcctacatgtcattttttgtcctacgtggatTGTGTCATATaggacttatgtgtttatttatttaaaagttggatagttaaagtgtctgttagtgcattatgaaagttgaaggtcaaagttaaaatttgaatccaagtttagggtccaatatacgTACTATGCCtactttaaaatacactattaaatagtgcaggggGTAAAAGGTCATTTTCAAAGTTTGGTATCGTTACAATAATTTcgatcaaaattcaaatatatttcagacattttccTTATAATCATTTGATATCTGATATCTAGTGGATAGACTAATTAAAACCGTTCATATCTTTTGCACAACCATAATCACTAAGTTGTTTTTCTCAATTACTTCTACTTCGTtatgtttaaatattattataaaaaaaatatatttgacctATATACTTGTATTTTTACTATTGTTCACGTTATTATTTACCAGTCTAACACAAGTATTCCTCTCCTATTTTGTTTGCGTTTATCTTCAGATAATGATGCTTCCACCATCTTTTAAGTACTGAGCTTGTTTTCGAgtgaaaaaagattttatttattttaccataatattcataattaaGAGAAgtttctctttctatttttattggtaTATATATAACCATTAGTCTGATTAATTTAAATCGCGTTGTATAAGaccattttatatattttaccaaatgatcttttatgtttctaatattagttaattttttaaattgaaaaatagatAACAGCTGTTCCATGGTATTCAGATCCATTTGTTTCCAATATCCAAGAAATAggataattaaacaaaaaataggataataaaaaatatactttagtggtaaaagaatacaaataaagCCCATAATTTACTCTGCAAACCAAGTAATTCACACAATCACATGCCCTTATATTTTTCACAATAGCTGTATTCTACTGGACATTTCATAAGACATGTTCAGATGTGGTAATCAAAGTTAGatcttattttcataaataatatggttattttttattattatttaaatttataatatttgattGTTATGTAATAACGAAAACTTTAGTTTTGtgtaataattaatttgatgtgATTGCATCattatttcttttctctcttattttgtctttattttaaatttaataaatatattttatcttttatccTACTATTTAATAATTAGTTTTAGTACGCACTCTATATTTCTCGTAGGTTTTTACTATAAATTGTTGATGTGTGGGCTTACgtaataattaaaaacaacataatctatttaatacaataaaaataacttttagcggcattaaatattgatactaataaagagtgttaaagtctttactggcattagttaagtgtcattagaatcaatgtcgctaaaggctttagggacatatacaaagagtaacaattgccgctaaaaatatatatttaatggtaattaagaattaaatgccgctaatgatcatttttgttgAAGTGAttgaaacatatattttaacttgaCATCAACTGCTATATATGACTTTCAATTTTGAGTATGCCATGACAGCGTCCAACGTGTATTGAGTTataaacacttaaacttataaAATGTTGAACAAATAGATGCATGCATCTTACAGACGTCTTATATGGCGTCCAACGTGTATTAAGCCGCTTAGTCTGTAtatgtctacttgttcaacatTATACAAATCTAAATATCTACCGTGTTAAAATACATAATCGAAAAAACCAGGACCCCACGCGCAAGTAATTATTATGGTTCACAATAATTgtgaataaaataaagtttcCAGCTCACATTCCTTTGTCTCCAGTTGCCCCATATTCCCTCTCATAACAAATAGATCCTTCCTACTATGTCCTACTCCTATAAAAAGCCTCATTTAACCAAACCAATAACATcaacatatttcacattttttctTTAACAATTTCATCATCTTAGAAAATCATGTCTTctaaattttcatcaacattgCTTCTTCTTATTTCAATACTAATGAGTATCCAATTACTAGCCTCAGCTGGTAATTTCTATAGAGATGTAGACATTACTTGGGGCGAAGGACGCGGTAAAATACAAGAAGGCGGTAGAGGCCTTGCCCTATCTCTTGATAAACTTTCTGGCTCTGGCTTTCAATCCAAAAATGAGTACCTTTTTGGAAGATTCGATATGCAACTTAAACTCGTCCCTGGAAACTCTGCTGGCACTGTAACAACTTTCTTCGTAAGTTTAAGGCCTCTTATTATAATTTGAACTTCATTCTCATTATAACATGTCATCATGTTCTGTTTTTTTTCCTCTGTTAGTTATCTTCACAAGGAGAAGGGCATGATGAGATCGATTTCGAGTTCTTAGGCAATGTCTCTGGTCAGCCTTACACTATCCATACCAATGTATACACACAAGGAAAAGGAAACAAAGaacaacaatttcatctttGGTTTGATCCAACTGCCGCGTTTCACACTTACACCATTGTCTGGAATCCTCATCGCATAGTGTAAGTTAACACAAAATCACCTCACAATGTATATTTACTCTGAGTTTTTACACTATCAGATCACCTAAAAGAGTCATATAACGTGCTACAACATGTTAAAATGATTCATATTTTGTTAAGATGATTAGTCTTACTACATTTGATCTTACTAATTTTTCGATATATTCAGGTTCTTAGTAGATAACAGTCCAATTAGAGTGTTCAACAACCACGAAAGCATCGGAATTCCATTCCCAAAGAGTCAAGCAATGAAAGTTTACTGCAGTTTATGGAATGCAGATGAATGGGCAACACAAGGAGGCAGAGTGAAAACAGATTGGGCACTTGCACCATTCACTGCTTATTACAGAAACATTAACATTGATGGTTGTGCAGTATCATCAGGTGCCTCTTCATGTAAGTCCATCGGTTCAACAAACAACGCGAAGCCATGGCAGACACATGAACTTGATGGTAAGGGACGGAATAGACTACGATGGGTGCAGACCAAACACATGGTTTACAATTACTGTGCTGATTCTAAGAGGTTTCCTCAAGGCTTTTCTGCTGAATGCAAGAGTTCAAGATTTTAATGAATCAAATGAGTCGaattctttattcttttgtaCCAATAATACAGGGTTCTGTTGGCTACTCATTTTGTTGCtgaatttgtattatttatctATATGTAATGTAATGTGTATGATTTACTTTCTTCTGTTAACTATGTTGTATGATAAAATATTGATCTTTGATGTTCTTGTAATATGGAGTTACAAATACAAGTTATAACTTAGTTTCAACTGAACTTTTGCCCAGCAAAcagaatgacctagtttgactttaCACAGAATTTAAACAGTTCGTATCAACAGTAAATATATAGCAAAGGACCTATTAGTACATTTGGGTAGCATCatcttttatttcatattaaactTTGTTACAACATTCAAATGGAAATACTATATGGTACACCTTTTCCAGTAACACCAGGTTCAGAAAATGGTTTTAATAATTCACAAGGCATAACACCAGCTCCATTCCTATTCATCAACTTACTATCAACATTTCTAGCATCAATAATCCCTTCAAGTTCCTTCAGTTTCTCCGAAAATACTTCAAACGCCGCGTTAATTGCAGGATCCTCAGCCCAATAAGGCTCAATTTTGTCACCAATATATTCTTCATCTGGAGCATGATTAGATAAAACATCCATAATTGCTGTTATTTTTGTTGCTTGAAGTTGTGAAGGTAAGCATTTTATCAATGCCTCCTCAGGTTTATTCAAGAAATTTTCCCATTCTTCATTTGTTGGATCTTCAGTTGGCATTTTTGTCCTAGCAATTGTTGGCCTATTTGGAAAGTAATCTACATATAAAATACAACACTTCAttatcactacaacaaaaacagtTTTTAGCATTACTATATATACACATTAACTAACAAAGAGTGCTAAAATCATTATCGTGATTAGTTAATTGACATTGAATCTAACATCGTTATAGATTTTATGGACATTTACAAATAGTCATAATTGccttaaaaaacatatttagcAGCAGTTCAGCTATTATCGTTAATCAATTGTcgctaaagatcatttttgatatagtgtatatatatatatatagataaccTACTATAACAAGTTACCATAGTacacaaatattataaaaatcatttatactGTCAGTGTGTACAAGTTAAATTGTTTTGAAATGatttaactttattatatatactaaAGGTCAGTCTAATGCAAGAAACAATCTCATTTGCACATCGGGGAGGGTCGTAGGGTGTAAATACCTAACCAACTAATCTTGACACAAGGATTAGTGATTGATTTCACAGTTCGAACATGTGACCTCTCTAAGTCTCATGAAGACAACTTTACTGTTGCTAGCTCCGAGACTTtcctttatttcatttataatatatatataccaagaacaataaaaaataatttttaaaaaaaggtaagGTGTGTACCTGCATAAATGTATTGGCCAAAGTTAACTGCTGCATGGTGGCCAGAAGTTACCCAAATCATTGTAGTTATAATACCAATTAAGTCATTTGGGGTTTTTAACTCTGGCCACCAtggttcatttttttttgtcaccATGGCCAACATTTTTTATCTCTGACCACCAAGCTTGAATCTCTATATCAGATTCAATTAGATTTATTTGTGGATAATAATGGTTGACATAATTTGTTACCCATTGTTTAAGTGTGTCCCAAAGTATTAAACCATCATTTGCAAAAGGGTAATCTTCTATTGTTAGTTTTAATCCATATGGTTCATTTGGATCTTCCACAGCCAATCCCCTGTTATATATGCAACAAAATAACATGTTAGTGAAAGGGGGTAGAAGCCACGAGCATAATGTCTGTCCTTTTCgtcaaaaaattatactatatataatttttttttatatgtatagatTTTGAATTTCCCTGGTTGTATAGTACTTATCAACGTACAAAAACAACATGTCTATATTAAAGTAAATGAAACGGCCTAGCCCGCTATTGATAT
This portion of the Solanum pennellii chromosome 12, SPENNV200 genome encodes:
- the LOC107005521 gene encoding xyloglucan endotransglucosylase/hydrolase 2-like; this encodes MSSKFSSTLLLLISILMSIQLLASAGNFYRDVDITWGEGRGKIQEGGRGLALSLDKLSGSGFQSKNEYLFGRFDMQLKLVPGNSAGTVTTFFLSSQGEGHDEIDFEFLGNVSGQPYTIHTNVYTQGKGNKEQQFHLWFDPTAAFHTYTIVWNPHRIVFLVDNSPIRVFNNHESMGIPFPKSQAMKVYCSLWNADEWATQGGRVKTDWALAPFTAYYRNINIDGCAVSSGASSCKSIGSTNNAKPWQTHELDGKGRNRLRWVQTKHMVYNYCADSKRFPQGFSAECKSSRF
- the LOC107005473 gene encoding xyloglucan endotransglucosylase/hydrolase 2-like, yielding MSSKFSSTLLLLISILMSIQLLASAGNFYRDVDITWGEGRGKIQEGGRGLALSLDKLSGSGFQSKNEYLFGRFDMQLKLVPGNSAGTVTTFFLSSQGEGHDEIDFEFLGNVSGQPYTIHTNVYTQGKGNKEQQFHLWFDPTAAFHTYTIVWNPHRIVFLVDNSPIRVFNNHESIGIPFPKSQAMKVYCSLWNADEWATQGGRVKTDWALAPFTAYYRNINIDGCAVSSGASSCKSIGSTNNAKPWQTHELDGKGRNRLRWVQTKHMVYNYCADSKRFPQGFSAECKSSRF